The genome window AGGGTCAACTGTTACTGCACTATCAGCCCAAGCTGGATATACGCCAGGGCCATGTGCGCCAGGCCGAAGCGCTGTTGCGCTGGCAGCACCCGCAGTTCGGCATGGTCTCGCCGGGGGAATTCATCCCGCTGGCCGAACGCTCGGGCAGTATCCAGTTGTTGACCCAATGGGTGATCGAGGAGGGCATTCGCCAGTTGTGTGAATGGAACCGCCGCGGCCTGTCGTTGCAACTGTCGCTGAACATCTCGGCGGACGATCTGCTTGGTGATGAACTGGCCCATCGAGTCTCGGCATTGCTGCGTCGCTACGGTTTGCCGGCTGAACAATTGCTGTTCGAAATCACCGAAAGCGCCGTGATGCGCGAGCCGGAAAAAGCCCTCAAGGTGCTCAACCTGCTGCGTGACTGCGGCATCGGCCTGTCGGTGGATGACTTCGGCACCGGCTATTCGTCACTGGCGCACCTCAAGCGCCTGCCGGTGCAAGAGTTGAAGATCGACCAATCCTTTGTGCGCAACCTCGATGAAACCAGTGAAGACGCAGTGATCGTGCGCTCCACCATCGAGATGAGCCACAACCTGGGCCTCAAGGTCGTTGCCGAGGGTGTCGAATACGCCCACAGCCTGCGCCTGCTGGAGCGCTGGCAGTGCGACACAGCCCAGGGTTACCTGATCAGCCGGCCGTTGAGTGCCGACGCCTTCGAAGCCTGGATGGCCTTGCCGCTCAGTGCGCAAACTTCCCTGGTTCATTGAGTGACATGACCGTGCGTTTTTCTTTCCTGATCGGTTGCCTTGGTGCACTGACCCTGCAAACGGCACTGGCCGACAACGGCCGCCTGATCGCTACCGGCGGCGCCAGCAGTATCGAAGGTGCGGCGGGCGGTGGGATCACACCCTGGGCAGTGCTGGCCGGATACGGCGAACAGCACGAATGGGGGGCCACGGCGTTCGCGACCACGGTCAACCTGCCGGATTATCGGCTGGACGTGGCCGGGCTGGCGCTGGCCTACGACAACCGCGTCGAGGTGTCTTTCGCCCGCCAGCGCTTCGACCTCGGCAGCCTGGTGCATAAGCTCAATCTGCCCGATGACAACCTGGGCCAGGACGTACTCGGCCTCAAGGTGCGCCTGTTCGGTGATGTGATCTACGATGCGTTGCCCCAGGTCTCCCTGGGCCTGGAATACAAGCACCAGACGAACTTTGATATCCCCAGCCTGGTGGGCGCCAAGCGCGACAGCGACGTCGAAGGTTACCTGGCCGCCAGCCGCCTGTTCATGGGCGCCGCGTTTGGCTACAACGTGCTGGTCAACGGCAGCCTGCGCTACAGCCGCGCCAATGAAACCGGCTTGCTCGGCTTTGGCGGCGACCGTCGCGACAGCCGCAGTGTGCTCAAGGAAAGCTCGCTGGCGTTGCTGCTCAACCCGCGTTGGGCGGTGGGCGTGGAGTACCGTGAGAAGCCGGACAACCTGTCGTTTGCCGGCGAAAGTGATTGGGCGGATGTGTTCGTGGGGTACTTCCCCAACAAGCATGTGTCGTTTGTATTGGCTTATGCACGGCTTGGCGAAATCGCCACGCTGGACCACCAGAACGGCACGTATTTGTCGCTGCAGGGGAGTTTCTGATGCGCTGTTTACCGCTGGTTTTAGCCCTGCTGCTCAGCGCCTGCGCCCAGCAACCGCCCAAGGACGACAGCCTCTATCGCGACCTCGGCGCTCTGCCGGGCATCACGCGGATCGTGGAGGGTATGTTGCTCAACATCGCCCGGGATGAACGCATCGTCGAACGCTTCCGGCGCATTGATATCCAGCGTCTGCGCAACAAGTTGATCGAACAGTTCTGTGTGGAGGCGGGCGGGCCGTGCACCTATACAGGCGACAGCATGGCCGAGAGTCACAAGGGCCAGAACG of Pseudomonas azotoformans contains these proteins:
- a CDS encoding DUF3034 family protein, with protein sequence MTVRFSFLIGCLGALTLQTALADNGRLIATGGASSIEGAAGGGITPWAVLAGYGEQHEWGATAFATTVNLPDYRLDVAGLALAYDNRVEVSFARQRFDLGSLVHKLNLPDDNLGQDVLGLKVRLFGDVIYDALPQVSLGLEYKHQTNFDIPSLVGAKRDSDVEGYLAASRLFMGAAFGYNVLVNGSLRYSRANETGLLGFGGDRRDSRSVLKESSLALLLNPRWAVGVEYREKPDNLSFAGESDWADVFVGYFPNKHVSFVLAYARLGEIATLDHQNGTYLSLQGSF
- a CDS encoding group I truncated hemoglobin — protein: MRCLPLVLALLLSACAQQPPKDDSLYRDLGALPGITRIVEGMLLNIARDERIVERFRRIDIQRLRNKLIEQFCVEAGGPCTYTGDSMAESHKGQNVSRSDFNALVEDLIKAMDSEGISVPVQNRLIARLAVMRGDVIEH